The Naumovozyma castellii chromosome 5, complete genome genomic interval ATACCGGTTTCTCTTAAAAGCATACCGTCACTTAGTGTTCCTACTCCACAACGACAGCTTCCCTTTCcaaatcaacaacaacctcaTCCAAGAACTTTCTCGGAACCAATAGTGAGGAATTCCCCTCAACAACGTACAACTGGAGATTCATCATCCCCCTTTGAATTGTTTCATGAAAATCAAGGGAAGAGAAACGCATTATCATCACCCAATATTTTATCTCACGTACCTGTGCCACAGGACAATCAAGTGGATGACAGCTTATGGAAGAAGACAATAGAAATGGAGAATAATTTGGAAgtattaatgaattcaatatttttgataacaaatattttgcaAAATTTAACACTAACTCCCGATACACCTAGTGAAACAATGATAGAGATTAAAGATAATTTGGAACGATTATCCTTAATTCAGCGAAGTTTAATTAAAATGACTTCCCCTGAAGATGAACTTAacgataatgatgaaaaaaataataataatactaatacTAATACCACTAATAccaataatactaatactaataataatgattaaattaaaaattctGTAAAAcctaataataaaaaaatttgtaacTTAATAATTAAAATGTGAACATACGCACACACATATACATTAAAAACGCTAACTTATACAAAATTAAGTGTTCATTCATTCGTTGATTGGTTGAGGGGGAACATAAttagtttcattatttggtgtgaaaattggataattcCAACtaggtggtggtggtggtggttgCTGTTGTGATTGTTGTAACATCAAAGCCTCcataaatttcttattgAATTGTAAAGAATTTCCATTGTACTCTGAAGTATTCTTATCTTTAGCCAATTTCTTGTATCTCTTTTGTGCAAATGAAACGTTCAATATGTTATTTGGTGAAATTATGACCCCATCTGTAGCCATTATGGCTCTTGATGCATCTAATGGATTTTCAAAACATACAAACCCATACCCTCTGGAAAAGCCAACGGgtaaattttcatcttcatcttcctcctcctcttcttcctcgCCACCTTCTTCTACCTCTTGATcatttttatcattatgTTCTTgctcttgttcttcttgattttctttatcattttcattttgattGTCCAATTTTTTACTCCCACCTACAGTGATAACCTTAGAACTTATTATATCACCGAATTGACtgaaaaaatcatttaattcatcatcacgCCATGATAATGGGATATGCTTTACATAAAGGTTAGACTCTTGTTGATTATTTGATGGAATGGGTAATGGATACGTTGGTGCCATcatattataattattcaagaaaaacaTTGGATTTAGGTTAGCAGTTGCCACTGGTGGTGAGATCATCCCCACCATTGGAGGTGGGACAACAGGCGTAGGTTGTTCCGTCAtagattcatcatcaaatgaatTGTTTCTTGCTTGCATTTGATATGGTTGCTGTGGCATGTAATTGTAATATTGGTTTTGTGCGTACATGGATGGCGATATTATTGGTGGTACTGTGGGGGGTGCCATGGCATTAGTTGGAATGAAATGAGTCGTGTTAAAATCAATGAAACTGGAACTTctggaagatgatgaaatggatgATCTTGTATTAATGTCATTACTATTGCTATTATTTGTGCCATGAATGGCATTTTGAACAGCTTTGTTTACTACAAGTCTATTACCCTTCCATTCAAGACCATCTAATGTTTGAATTACTTTCAAAGCTTGTTCATGTGATCCCAAATTGACAAACCCGTAACCTTTTAAAGGGCTTGATTTGTTGTTAATATTGTTATTCACATTTTTCGATTGAGGGAAGTaatatgataatatttGTAAAGATGGTAATACTTCTGATAATTCAGTCTTAATCTTATCCAGGATTAAATCTATAGTTAGATCCGTTAGCGTAGTGGGTAAGTTCCCAATGAATAtacatttgaatttttcatcatcattattttccttaatgTGAGACCACTGAATTCGTTCACGTTCCTTTCTTTCCACAtgataattcaaaaataatttggTTCCCTCTATTATCTTACCATTGAATTCATTTATACACTCTGAAGCTTGAGATCCCAATACAAAGGAAATAAAACCGTATCCTATCGGATTACTACTCGTACTATTGTTTGTGtttgaattcattaacCTATCatgaaataatttaatggaTAAGATGGACCcgaatttttcaaacagTGCTCTTATCTTACTTTCATCAATCTTATGGTTAATACCGCCGATGAAAATATTCCCCGGATGAGTCAATGCATGTTTGTTAATACTTATTGACCATTTTTCTATACAATTAGGAAAACTGGGGTCCTCTTTCGAGTGTAAAAATGTATCGATGGAATCTCGacatttttccaatttggcCTCATTATGGAATTGGAACTGTTGTACAAGATCGTATTTCCAATCTCCATCCTTATCCTCgtcattattataattttgagaaaattCCTCAttaccattttcaaatttataaatatctttcttttcttccaatatttgTAATCTCGCCTCATCTTTAAGATACTGGAAAGGTTCAATAGATCTTAATTCCACTTCATGaccaaaattttccaatatatGTTTACGgatattcttttcaacaCTCCGTCTCTGGGCCACTTgttcctcatcatcttgtttccatttcaatCTGATGGTCATGACATTTGTGTTTGTAAGCTGTTCCAGGGGCACGTTATTGAACTGCGGTTGGTCCTGTTCTAGTTTCTGTTCATCCTCTTGAGTCATCTCTGCTTGTTTGGTAGTGTTGCTGCTCATGTTAGGTTGGTTCCGTACTTCAGTGTGGATGCTCGAATGTAAGCGGAACTATATATAGATttaatttatatatatcGTTGGGagatagatagatagaACGATAGGACGATTGGACAAGACAGGATGGGAAATGTAATGACCAGATCTCGAACAGCAAGAGGGAAAGGAACAAGAGAGCGATCGCTACGGTAGCAGAGGATGAAACCCGGATTTTCCTCGGAGCCTTGGTCGACCTGAGTTGAGAAGATCGACGGTTGTTGAGTGTCTTAATCACTGAGAGATATAAACGTTCCAGTTGTATTCCGTGTATGCGTTGGCATCTATTTGTGACGGCACACACGAATACGTAATGACCGTAAGGGGAAATTCCGAGCGGATTTCCCGATTGGGCAAAGCACGCCACGCTGTTGCGGCTTTTTCCGCCCTCGTCGCATGCGATCTCCGTCGCGGGATTCTCCGAAAACAgctgaaatttttcatttgcaGTCGGCGGCTATATGGTGATATACACGATAGGGGTAAATAGAGGCTCCTAATCCGGATTAGGAGCAACAGGGGAAGCAGGTATGTAAGCATGGATTTCCGttttattcatttatttatgtATGTACGTACTTACTTACTTGCCGTACTCGGGGTAGTCGATGTACCCCTCGGAAGTCATGGAGTAGAACTGGCTTCTATCGTACTTGTTCAAGGGCAACCCCTGTTCTAGTCTGTCCACCAAGTCCGGGTTGGCGATGAAGTATCTACCGTAGGCCAACAAGGTCCTGTCGTTTGCATTCACTAATTGGCTAGCCACATCAGGGTGCAAGGCAAGATTACCGGCTCTAATGATAGGACCCTTCCAGATGGAATAGGCGAAATCATTGGTACCATCACCGTACTCACCTTCACCTTCAGTCAAGAAGGGGTTGGTCACTCTGGGTTCCACGAGATGCACGTAGGCAAGACGTTGCTTCTTCTCAATTGCTCTCTTCTCTAATTCACCCAACACGTAAGCATATTGTGCTAATAGCGTGGGGTCAGCACCACCAGACATCGTGTTGAACAACCCGTATGGAGAAAACCTAATACCAACCTTGGAGGCACCCACGGCAGCTACCAGAGCATCTACCACTTCTAAGACGAAACGGGCTCTCTTCTCAATGCTTCCACCATACTCATCCGTTCTCTTGTTAGCAATAGGGTCTAAGAATTGGTTCAACAAGTACCCGTTAGCAGCATGGATTTCAACACCATTGGCACCAGCAGCAATAGAGTTCTTAGCAGCTTGAACATACTCCTTAATGTACTGTTTGATTTCAGCTTGTGTTAACCCATGTTGTAAATTGCCCGACTTGATAGCCTTCTCTTCGGATTCCTTGTCCATGTACACTCCATCTGAGGGAGCATCGTAACGTAACCCATTACGAGCTAGCGTGTCAGGAAACGAAGCTCTACCCAAAGCCCACAATTGGACCCAAACGAACGACTTGTTGTCATGAATACCTTGGAAGATCTTCGTCCATTGCT includes:
- the RIE1 gene encoding Rie1p (ancestral locus Anc_5.76) encodes the protein MSSNTTKQAEMTQEDEQKLEQDQPQFNNVPLEQLTNTNVMTIRLKWKQDDEEQVAQRRSVEKNIRKHILENFGHEVELRSIEPFQYLKDEARLQILEEKKDIYKFENGNEEFSQNYNNDEDKDGDWKYDLVQQFQFHNEAKLEKCRDSIDTFLHSKEDPSFPNCIEKWSISINKHALTHPGNIFIGGINHKIDESKIRALFEKFGSILSIKLFHDRLMNSNTNNSTSSNPIGYGFISFVLGSQASECINEFNGKIIEGTKLFLNYHVERKERERIQWSHIKENNDDEKFKCIFIGNLPTTLTDLTIDLILDKIKTELSEVLPSLQILSYYFPQSKNVNNNINNKSSPLKGYGFVNLGSHEQALKVIQTLDGLEWKGNRLVVNKAVQNAIHGTNNSNSNDINTRSSISSSSRSSSFIDFNTTHFIPTNAMAPPTVPPIISPSMYAQNQYYNYMPQQPYQMQARNNSFDDESMTEQPTPVVPPPMVGMISPPVATANLNPMFFLNNYNMMAPTYPLPIPSNNQQESNLYVKHIPLSWRDDELNDFFSQFGDIISSKVITVGGSKKLDNQNENDKENQEEQEQEHNDKNDQEVEEGGEEEEEEEDEDENLPVGFSRGYGFVCFENPLDASRAIMATDGVIISPNNILNVSFAQKRYKKLAKDKNTSEYNGNSLQFNKKFMEALMLQQSQQQPPPPPPSWNYPIFTPNNETNYVPPQPINE
- the NCAS0E03890 gene encoding alkene reductase (ancestral locus Anc_5.58), yielding MPYAKDFEPVALKNTNLFKPIKVGDTEMKQRIVMPPLTRMRAEHPGNVPNKKWAYTYYHQRSQRPGTMIITEGTFISPQAGGYDNAPGIWSKEQIEQWTKIFQGIHDNKSFVWVQLWALGRASFPDTLARNGLRYDAPSDGVYMDKESEEKAIKSGNLQHGLTQAEIKQYIKEYVQAAKNSIAAGANGVEIHAANGYLLNQFLDPIANKRTDEYGGSIEKRARFVLEVVDALVAAVGASKVGIRFSPYGLFNTMSGGADPTLLAQYAYVLGELEKRAIEKKQRLAYVHLVEPRVTNPFLTEGEGEYGDGTNDFAYSIWKGPIIRAGNLALHPDVASQLVNANDRTLLAYGRYFIANPDLVDRLEQGLPLNKYDRSQFYSMTSEGYIDYPEYGK